Proteins found in one Actinokineospora alba genomic segment:
- the purN gene encoding phosphoribosylglycinamide formyltransferase, with translation MPARIVVLVSGSGTLLQALLDDAAIPARIVAVGADRKGIEGLARADRANVPTFTVRVADHADRAAWDVALTEAVAAFEPDLVVSAGFMKILGPEFLTRFAHRVINTHPALLPSFPGAHAVDDALAYGVQVTGSTVHLVDGGVDTGPIIAQEPVPVAPGDDAATLHERIKTVERRLLVDVVTRMARDGYTVDGRKVSIP, from the coding sequence GTGCCTGCCAGGATCGTCGTCCTGGTGTCGGGTTCGGGCACCCTGTTGCAGGCCTTGCTCGATGACGCCGCGATACCCGCCCGCATCGTCGCCGTCGGCGCCGACCGCAAAGGCATCGAGGGACTGGCCCGCGCCGACCGCGCGAACGTCCCCACTTTCACCGTCCGCGTCGCCGATCACGCCGACCGCGCGGCCTGGGACGTCGCTCTGACCGAGGCCGTCGCCGCCTTCGAGCCGGATCTGGTCGTCTCCGCCGGGTTCATGAAGATCCTCGGGCCCGAGTTCCTCACCCGCTTCGCCCACCGGGTCATCAACACCCATCCCGCGCTGCTGCCGTCGTTCCCCGGCGCGCACGCGGTCGATGACGCGCTCGCCTACGGCGTCCAGGTCACCGGAAGCACGGTGCACCTGGTCGACGGCGGCGTGGACACCGGCCCGATCATCGCCCAGGAGCCCGTCCCCGTGGCGCCGGGCGACGACGCGGCCACCCTGCATGAACGGATCAAGACGGTGGAGCGACGGCTCCTGGTCGACGTGGTCACCAGGATGGCGCGCGACGGATACACCGTGGACGGACGAAAGGTGAGCATCCCGTGA
- a CDS encoding cell division protein PerM has translation MALLETDRIAPVARARVLAVAALGPLLTGYAAVAAVMALVTAIASRSHFSTVGVLIAALPGWLAAHQVPLIVQGHELGVLPLLPTLLLMVLVSRTAAGAAERVDAVGPRETGHVILAVVTAHAAFGLTIALVLGGGPVAVDPLAGFYYPALLAGLAAYAGLLRRSGTLDWCAERVDDFAWAGLRAGLLAVAALVAAGSLVLTFGLAVSYGAANTMFAADGPGSALGMLLLSAGYLPNAVIAGTAFIAGPGFSMGSVSIAPLDFDGGPVPALPLLSALPEQAAAWWLALFLLPAAVGALVGWVLRSVAESPKDRLRSVAVASVVVALSFAVLAGSAGGALGGGPFHPLDLRAALVSFALACWVAVPGGFVAWFAGERPVVEGPVGLIDPEDPEDDEDLEDSEDSEASEDEPTDEAVEEVVEEQAEESEEESADEEDTDEDTPDETPDTNESTEVEPGVGR, from the coding sequence ATGGCGCTGCTGGAGACCGACCGGATCGCACCGGTGGCGCGCGCCCGCGTGTTGGCCGTCGCCGCACTGGGACCGCTGCTCACTGGGTACGCCGCCGTCGCCGCGGTGATGGCACTGGTCACGGCGATCGCCTCCAGATCCCATTTCTCCACGGTCGGCGTGCTCATCGCCGCGCTGCCCGGGTGGCTCGCCGCCCACCAGGTCCCGCTGATCGTGCAGGGCCATGAACTCGGTGTGCTGCCCCTGCTGCCGACGCTGCTGCTGATGGTGCTGGTGTCCCGCACCGCCGCGGGCGCCGCCGAGCGCGTCGACGCGGTCGGGCCGCGCGAGACCGGTCACGTCATCCTCGCTGTCGTCACGGCCCACGCGGCGTTCGGACTCACCATCGCCCTGGTTCTCGGCGGCGGTCCGGTCGCCGTCGACCCGCTGGCCGGGTTCTACTACCCGGCGCTGCTCGCCGGGCTCGCCGCGTACGCGGGCTTGCTGCGCAGGTCCGGAACCCTCGACTGGTGCGCCGAACGCGTCGACGACTTCGCCTGGGCCGGGCTGCGGGCCGGGTTGCTGGCGGTGGCCGCGCTGGTCGCCGCGGGCTCGCTGGTGCTGACGTTCGGGCTGGCGGTGTCCTATGGCGCGGCGAACACGATGTTCGCCGCGGACGGCCCCGGCAGTGCGCTCGGCATGCTGCTGCTGTCCGCCGGATACCTGCCCAACGCCGTGATCGCGGGCACCGCGTTCATCGCGGGACCCGGGTTCTCGATGGGCTCGGTGTCGATCGCCCCGCTCGACTTCGACGGCGGCCCGGTGCCCGCGCTGCCGTTGCTCAGCGCGCTGCCCGAGCAGGCGGCGGCGTGGTGGCTCGCGTTGTTCCTGCTGCCCGCCGCCGTCGGCGCGTTGGTCGGCTGGGTGCTGCGGTCTGTCGCGGAGTCGCCTAAAGACCGGCTGCGCTCGGTCGCCGTCGCCTCGGTCGTGGTGGCGCTGAGCTTCGCGGTGCTCGCGGGCAGCGCGGGCGGCGCGCTCGGCGGTGGCCCGTTCCACCCGCTCGACCTGCGCGCGGCGCTGGTGTCGTTCGCCCTGGCCTGCTGGGTCGCGGTGCCGGGCGGCTTCGTGGCCTGGTTCGCGGGGGAGCGGCCGGTCGTCGAGGGGCCGGTGGGTCTCATTGATCCCGAGGACCCGGAGGACGACGAAGACCTCGAAGACTCAGAAGATTCCGAAGCCTCTGAAGACGAGCCCACCGACGAAGCTGTCGAAGAGGTTGTCGAGGAGCAGGCTGAGGAGTCCGAAGAGGAGTCCGCCGACGAGGAAGACACCGACGAGGACACCCCGGATGAGACCCCCGACACAAACGAGTCGACCGAGGTCGAACCGGGCGTGGGCCGCTGA
- the sucC gene encoding ADP-forming succinate--CoA ligase subunit beta, with amino-acid sequence MDLYEYQAKDLFAAHGVPVLPGDVADTPEKARAIAEELGSTVVIKAQVKTGGRGKAGGVKLADNADDAQVKAEGILGLDIKGHITRKVLVTVASDIAEEYYFSFLLDRANRTFLAMASAEGGMDIEQLAVERPEALAKIPVNAIEGVDLAKAQEIVAAAKIPAVVADQAADVIVKLWEAFVGEDATLVEVNPLVRDPQDKIIALDGKVTLDENAGFRHPAHADLVDQEAEDPLEAAAKAKDLNYVKLDGEVGIIGNGAGLVMSTLDVVAYAGEKHKGVKPANFLDIGGGASAEVMANGLHIILNDPAVKSVFVNVFGGITACDAVANGIVAALEILGDEATKPLVVRLDGNNVEEGRRILAEANHPLVTVVDTMDNAADKAAELAAAGV; translated from the coding sequence GTGGACCTGTACGAGTACCAGGCGAAGGATCTTTTCGCCGCCCACGGGGTCCCGGTGCTGCCGGGCGACGTGGCTGACACCCCCGAGAAGGCCCGCGCCATCGCGGAAGAGCTCGGTTCGACCGTGGTCATCAAGGCCCAGGTCAAGACCGGCGGCCGGGGCAAGGCGGGCGGCGTCAAGCTCGCCGACAACGCCGACGACGCCCAGGTCAAGGCCGAGGGCATCCTCGGTCTGGACATCAAGGGCCACATCACCCGCAAGGTGCTGGTGACGGTCGCGTCCGATATCGCCGAGGAGTACTACTTCTCGTTCCTGCTCGACCGCGCCAACCGCACCTTCCTCGCCATGGCGTCGGCTGAGGGCGGCATGGACATCGAGCAGCTCGCCGTCGAGCGCCCCGAGGCCCTCGCCAAGATCCCGGTCAACGCCATCGAGGGCGTCGACCTGGCCAAGGCGCAGGAAATCGTCGCCGCGGCCAAGATCCCCGCCGTGGTGGCCGACCAGGCCGCCGACGTCATCGTCAAGCTGTGGGAAGCCTTCGTCGGCGAGGACGCCACGCTGGTCGAGGTCAACCCGCTGGTCCGCGACCCGCAGGACAAGATCATCGCCCTCGACGGCAAGGTCACCCTCGACGAGAACGCGGGCTTCCGCCACCCGGCGCACGCCGACCTGGTGGACCAGGAGGCCGAGGACCCGCTGGAGGCAGCGGCCAAGGCCAAGGACCTCAACTACGTCAAGCTCGACGGCGAGGTCGGCATCATCGGCAACGGCGCGGGCCTGGTCATGTCCACTCTGGACGTGGTGGCCTACGCGGGCGAGAAGCACAAGGGCGTCAAGCCCGCGAACTTCCTCGACATCGGTGGTGGCGCGTCGGCCGAGGTGATGGCCAACGGTCTGCACATCATCCTGAACGACCCGGCCGTGAAGTCGGTGTTCGTCAACGTCTTCGGCGGCATCACCGCCTGTGACGCGGTCGCCAACGGCATCGTCGCGGCGCTGGAGATCCTTGGTGACGAGGCCACCAAGCCGCTGGTCGTGCGCCTCGACGGCAACAACGTCGAAGAGGGCCGCCGCATCCTGGCCGAGGCCAACCACCCGCTCGTGACCGTGGTGGACACTATGGACAACGCTGCCGACAAGGCCGCCGAACTCGCGGCTGCGGGGGTCTGA
- the sucD gene encoding succinate--CoA ligase subunit alpha has translation MAIFLTDQSKVIVQGMTGSEGTKHTGRMLKSGTNIVGGVNPKKAGTKVEIEGVSLPVFATVAEAMEATGADVSVIFVPPKFAKDAVIEAIDAGIDLAVVITEGIPVHDSAYFWAHAVAKGNKTRIIGPNCPGLISPGKSNAGIIPADITGPGKIGLVSKSGTLTYQMMYELRDIGFSSAVGIGGDPIIGTTHIDALEAFEQDPETELIVMIGEIGGDAEERAAAYIKDNVTKPVVGYVAGFTAPEGKTMGHAGAIVSGSAGTAQAKKEALEAAGVKVGKTPSETAALARELFQAKV, from the coding sequence ATGGCTATCTTCCTGACTGACCAGAGCAAGGTCATCGTCCAGGGCATGACCGGCTCCGAGGGCACCAAGCACACGGGCCGCATGCTCAAGTCCGGCACGAACATCGTCGGCGGTGTCAACCCGAAGAAGGCGGGCACCAAGGTCGAGATCGAGGGCGTGTCCCTGCCGGTCTTCGCCACCGTCGCCGAGGCGATGGAGGCCACCGGCGCCGACGTGTCGGTGATCTTCGTTCCGCCGAAGTTCGCCAAGGACGCCGTCATCGAGGCGATCGACGCGGGCATCGACCTCGCCGTCGTCATCACCGAGGGCATCCCGGTGCACGACAGCGCCTACTTCTGGGCGCACGCGGTGGCGAAGGGCAACAAGACCCGCATCATCGGTCCGAACTGCCCCGGCCTCATCAGCCCCGGAAAGTCGAACGCGGGCATCATCCCGGCCGACATCACCGGCCCGGGCAAGATCGGTCTGGTGTCGAAGTCCGGCACCCTGACCTACCAGATGATGTACGAGCTGCGCGACATCGGCTTCTCGTCCGCGGTCGGCATCGGTGGCGACCCGATCATCGGCACCACCCACATCGACGCCCTCGAGGCGTTCGAGCAGGACCCGGAGACCGAGCTGATCGTCATGATCGGCGAGATCGGTGGCGACGCCGAAGAGCGGGCTGCGGCCTACATCAAGGACAACGTCACCAAGCCGGTCGTCGGCTACGTGGCGGGCTTCACCGCGCCCGAGGGCAAGACCATGGGTCACGCGGGCGCGATCGTGTCCGGCTCTGCCGGTACCGCGCAGGCGAAGAAGGAGGCCCTCGAGGCCGCCGGGGTCAAGGTCGGCAAGACGCCGTCCGAGACCGCCGCCCTGGCTCGCGAGCTGTTCCAGGCGAAGGTCTGA
- a CDS encoding M23 family metallopeptidase has translation MVVAAVAVGAFAAAAAGQTLQSAAGSSSDDIVPLAGTRDASSHMGGMGGDGPIAPELLTLAKTSDGTLEAQKMASSERVTQARNARAAEVQKQKEEAARPKAFKPTVGRLTSGFGARWGTTHYGIDIANRIGTPIVSVADGTVIEAGSASGFGLWVRVQHADGTVTVYGHVNDYVVREGQRVKAGQLIAHMGNRGQSTGPHLHFEVWDASGRKMNPLPWLTARGISL, from the coding sequence GTGGTCGTGGCCGCTGTGGCCGTCGGCGCCTTCGCCGCGGCCGCGGCGGGGCAGACCCTCCAATCCGCCGCCGGCTCGTCGAGCGACGACATCGTTCCGCTGGCAGGCACCCGCGACGCCTCCTCCCACATGGGCGGCATGGGTGGTGACGGGCCGATCGCGCCCGAGCTGCTCACGCTCGCCAAGACCTCCGACGGCACGCTCGAGGCCCAGAAGATGGCCTCCTCCGAGCGCGTCACGCAGGCCCGCAACGCCCGTGCCGCCGAGGTGCAGAAGCAGAAGGAAGAAGCGGCCCGACCGAAGGCATTCAAGCCCACCGTCGGCCGCCTGACCTCCGGCTTCGGCGCCCGCTGGGGCACCACCCACTACGGCATCGACATCGCCAACCGCATCGGCACGCCGATCGTCTCGGTCGCCGACGGCACCGTGATCGAGGCGGGCAGCGCCAGCGGCTTCGGCCTCTGGGTCCGCGTCCAGCACGCGGACGGCACCGTCACGGTCTACGGCCACGTCAACGACTACGTGGTGCGCGAGGGCCAGCGGGTCAAGGCCGGTCAGCTGATCGCCCACATGGGCAACCGTGGCCAGTCCACCGGTCCGCACCTGCACTTCGAGGTCTGGGACGCCAGCGGTCGCAAGATGAACCCGCTGCCCTGGCTGACCGCGCGCGGCATCAGCCTCTGA
- a CDS encoding DNA polymerase Y family protein, with product MSRLLVVWCPDWPVVAASTVAGLPLDTPAAVFAANRVVAANARARADGVQRTMRRREAQSRCPDLVVFLDDVDRDARMFEPVAMAVEELAVGVEVIRPGVVAVPARGPVGYFGSEEAAAERLIDQVAARTGAECQIGIADGLFAATLAAHRNRLVPPGGSPEFLAPLTIRELESGRPDLVDLLRRLGIRTLGAFAALDPGDVSTRFGADAKLAHRLASGLQERPPSRRRPPVDLSVTHNPDPPIDRVDAAAFVARTLGERLHAGLAAHGLACTRLGIHASTANGETRDRVWRCADPLTASGIADRVRWQLDGWLRGGTGRPSAGITVLRLEPEETVDGRTLQLGLWQGGHDEQAERAARAMVHVQGLLGPEAVLTPVLTGGRGPADQVHLVPWGDERVPPAPPDRPWPGRLPAPSPAAIPVRPLPASVFDEAGVEIGVTGRFRLTGEPARVAYGGGRPRAVAGWAGPWPADERWWDPDSARRRARLQVLLAEQSEEDSQEALLLVRENKSWSVEGIYA from the coding sequence ATGTCCCGCCTGCTCGTCGTCTGGTGCCCCGACTGGCCAGTCGTCGCCGCGAGCACGGTCGCCGGTCTGCCGCTCGACACCCCCGCCGCCGTCTTCGCCGCCAACCGCGTCGTCGCCGCCAACGCCCGTGCCCGCGCCGACGGCGTCCAGCGGACGATGCGCCGCCGGGAGGCGCAGAGTCGCTGCCCGGACCTGGTCGTCTTCCTCGACGACGTCGACCGCGACGCCCGGATGTTCGAGCCGGTGGCCATGGCGGTCGAGGAGTTGGCCGTCGGCGTCGAGGTGATCCGGCCCGGAGTCGTCGCCGTCCCCGCGCGCGGGCCGGTCGGCTACTTCGGCTCCGAGGAGGCCGCCGCCGAACGCCTCATCGATCAGGTCGCCGCCCGGACCGGCGCCGAATGCCAGATCGGCATCGCCGACGGCCTCTTCGCCGCCACCCTGGCCGCCCACCGAAACCGGCTCGTCCCCCCGGGCGGCAGCCCCGAATTCCTTGCCCCGCTGACCATCCGCGAACTCGAATCAGGCAGGCCGGACCTGGTCGACCTGCTGCGCAGACTCGGTATCCGCACCCTCGGCGCGTTCGCCGCCCTGGACCCAGGCGATGTCTCCACCCGGTTCGGCGCCGACGCCAAGCTCGCCCACCGCCTGGCGAGCGGCCTGCAGGAACGGCCGCCCTCCCGCAGACGCCCGCCGGTCGACCTCTCCGTCACCCACAACCCCGATCCGCCCATCGACCGGGTCGACGCCGCCGCGTTCGTCGCCCGCACGCTCGGCGAGCGCCTCCACGCGGGCCTGGCCGCGCACGGTCTCGCCTGCACCCGCCTGGGCATCCACGCGAGCACAGCCAACGGCGAGACCCGCGACCGCGTGTGGCGCTGCGCCGACCCGCTCACCGCCTCCGGCATCGCCGACCGCGTCCGCTGGCAGCTCGACGGCTGGCTGCGCGGCGGCACGGGCCGCCCCTCGGCGGGCATCACGGTCCTGCGTCTCGAGCCGGAGGAGACAGTCGACGGCCGAACGCTCCAACTCGGCCTCTGGCAGGGCGGCCACGACGAACAAGCCGAACGTGCCGCCCGCGCCATGGTCCATGTCCAAGGACTCCTCGGCCCCGAGGCCGTCCTCACCCCGGTCCTCACTGGCGGCCGAGGCCCCGCTGATCAGGTCCACCTTGTCCCGTGGGGCGACGAGCGTGTCCCGCCCGCACCTCCCGACCGCCCATGGCCCGGCCGATTACCCGCGCCCTCGCCCGCCGCCATTCCCGTCCGCCCACTGCCCGCGTCGGTGTTCGACGAGGCAGGCGTGGAAATCGGGGTGACCGGCCGGTTCCGCCTCACCGGCGAGCCCGCCCGTGTGGCCTACGGCGGCGGACGTCCCCGCGCGGTCGCCGGTTGGGCAGGGCCATGGCCCGCCGACGAACGCTGGTGGGATCCGGACTCCGCCCGCAGGCGCGCCCGCCTGCAGGTGCTGTTGGCCGAACAGTCCGAAGAGGACAGCCAGGAGGCGCTCCTCCTGGTGCGTGAGAACAAAAGCTGGTCCGTAGAAGGGATATACGCCTGA
- the purH gene encoding bifunctional phosphoribosylaminoimidazolecarboxamide formyltransferase/IMP cyclohydrolase, which yields MTGHPETGQQRKPVRRALIGVSDKAGLLELATGLHAAGVEIVSTGGTAKTLADAGVPVTPVEEVTGFPESLDGRVKTLHPRVHAGLLADTRNPAHVAQLEELGIAAFDLLVVNLYPFAKTVASGASADECVEQIDIGGPAMVRASAKNHGSVAVVVDPSRYEWVLAEVNAGGFTLADRQKLALEAFRHTASYDVAVASWMGSVLSPDDEGSGFPGWVGATWQRSNVLRYGENPHQRAALYTQGDGSSGLATATQLHGKEMSYNNYVDADAAWRAAYDHEAPCVAIIKHANPCGIAVAEIDIAEAHRKAHACDPSSAFGGVIAANREVSVDMAEQIAEVFTEVVVAPAYADGAVEVLTRKKNVRILTAEPVRRGAELRPVSGGLLLQTVDTIEADGDDPAKWTLATGTAVDDATLATLAFAWRACRAVKSNAILLANDGATVGVGMGQVNRVDAARLAVARAGERAAGSVAASDAFFPFPDGLEVLLEAGVRAIVQPGGSVRDPEVIAVAEAAGVPVYLTGTRHFAH from the coding sequence GTGACTGGGCATCCCGAGACTGGGCAGCAGCGGAAGCCGGTTCGCCGGGCGCTGATCGGCGTGTCGGACAAGGCGGGCCTGCTGGAGCTGGCCACCGGCCTGCACGCGGCGGGCGTGGAGATCGTCTCGACCGGCGGCACCGCGAAGACCCTCGCCGACGCGGGCGTGCCGGTCACCCCGGTCGAGGAGGTCACCGGCTTCCCCGAGTCGCTCGACGGCCGGGTCAAGACGCTGCACCCGCGCGTGCACGCGGGCCTGCTCGCCGACACCCGCAACCCGGCGCACGTCGCGCAGCTCGAAGAGCTCGGCATCGCCGCGTTCGACCTGCTGGTGGTCAACCTCTACCCGTTCGCCAAGACGGTCGCCTCGGGCGCGTCGGCCGACGAGTGCGTCGAGCAGATCGACATCGGCGGCCCGGCCATGGTCCGCGCTTCGGCGAAGAACCACGGCAGCGTGGCCGTCGTGGTCGACCCGTCGCGGTACGAGTGGGTGCTCGCCGAGGTCAACGCGGGCGGCTTCACCCTGGCCGACCGGCAGAAGCTCGCGCTGGAGGCGTTCCGGCACACGGCGTCCTACGACGTCGCGGTCGCGTCCTGGATGGGCAGCGTCCTGTCGCCGGACGACGAGGGCTCGGGCTTCCCCGGCTGGGTCGGCGCCACCTGGCAGCGCTCCAACGTGCTGCGCTACGGCGAGAACCCGCACCAGCGGGCCGCGCTCTACACCCAGGGCGACGGTTCCAGCGGCCTCGCGACGGCCACGCAGCTGCACGGCAAGGAGATGTCGTACAACAACTACGTCGACGCCGACGCGGCGTGGCGGGCGGCGTACGACCACGAGGCACCGTGCGTGGCGATCATCAAGCACGCCAACCCGTGCGGCATCGCGGTCGCCGAGATCGACATCGCCGAGGCGCACCGCAAGGCCCACGCCTGCGACCCGTCGAGCGCGTTCGGTGGGGTCATCGCGGCCAACCGTGAGGTCAGCGTGGACATGGCCGAGCAGATCGCCGAGGTGTTCACCGAGGTCGTGGTGGCCCCGGCCTACGCCGACGGTGCCGTCGAGGTTCTCACCCGGAAGAAGAACGTCCGCATCCTGACCGCGGAGCCTGTCCGCCGTGGCGCCGAGCTGCGCCCGGTGTCGGGTGGGTTGCTTTTGCAGACTGTCGACACCATCGAGGCCGACGGCGACGACCCAGCCAAGTGGACCCTGGCGACGGGCACGGCGGTCGACGACGCCACCCTCGCCACCCTCGCCTTCGCCTGGCGAGCCTGCCGCGCGGTGAAGTCCAACGCCATCCTGCTGGCCAACGACGGCGCCACGGTGGGCGTGGGCATGGGCCAGGTCAACCGAGTCGACGCGGCCCGCCTCGCGGTGGCCCGAGCGGGCGAGCGGGCGGCGGGTTCCGTGGCCGCGTCGGACGCGTTCTTCCCGTTCCCCGATGGCCTGGAGGTCCTGCTCGAAGCGGGCGTCCGCGCGATCGTGCAGCCGGGTGGCTCGGTCCGCGACCCCGAGGTCATCGCGGTCGCGGAGGCGGCCGGGGTGCCGGTGTACCTGACCGGGACGCGCCACTTCGCGCACTGA
- a CDS encoding DUF5336 domain-containing protein, translating to MTYPGGAPGGYPGQGPQQPTMGYAPTPAGPKLELAQILHLAVAGLGVLNLFLGFAPLSSGVNFYEAFSGWIPGLLLLGGLLSLPVILPGDKKVGLTPPAIILSVVLAYLFMIFSIDGSLKAGGVMVLIFGILQAGAAVAAFLFDNGIIKPPQPAPANPYGQPGGYNPPSAPFQQQHQQQAPFGQPQQPQAQQPQQPQQTFAPPPGQFGQAPGTPPGGYPQQG from the coding sequence ATGACCTATCCAGGCGGGGCACCGGGTGGTTACCCGGGTCAAGGTCCGCAGCAGCCCACGATGGGCTACGCGCCCACGCCGGCCGGGCCGAAGCTCGAGCTGGCACAGATCCTGCACCTCGCGGTCGCGGGTCTCGGTGTGCTCAACCTGTTCCTCGGGTTCGCCCCGCTGAGCTCGGGCGTCAACTTCTACGAGGCGTTCAGCGGCTGGATTCCGGGTCTGCTGCTCCTCGGCGGCCTGCTGTCGCTGCCGGTGATCCTGCCGGGTGACAAGAAGGTCGGCCTCACGCCACCCGCGATCATCCTGTCGGTCGTGTTGGCGTACCTGTTCATGATCTTCTCGATCGACGGCTCGCTCAAGGCGGGTGGCGTCATGGTGCTGATCTTCGGCATCCTGCAGGCCGGTGCCGCCGTGGCCGCGTTCCTCTTCGACAACGGCATCATCAAGCCGCCGCAGCCCGCGCCTGCCAACCCGTACGGCCAGCCCGGTGGCTACAACCCGCCGTCCGCGCCGTTCCAGCAGCAGCACCAGCAGCAGGCGCCGTTCGGCCAGCCGCAGCAGCCGCAGGCCCAGCAGCCGCAGCAGCCGCAGCAGACCTTCGCGCCGCCGCCGGGACAGTTCGGCCAGGCGCCGGGCACCCCGCCGGGCGGCTACCCGCAGCAGGGCTGA